The segment GGAAGAAATCTGGACACTCCCACATTCCCATGCCATCGGCATAATGAAGCGGATGATCAACCTAGATATGAAGGACCAAAAAGTTCTATTACAAGTTTAAACCAAACGTAAATTGAGATAGAGTTTTTAGCTTTCTACTACACCTGATCCCACTTAACAAAATCTTTGCTTCGGAACATAATGGCAAGTCCACGGGCATCAATCTTGCTTCCAATGATGACCCGCCATTCGCCGTCGTGACCGAGCCAGGCGGTGGTGGGGTCACGGAATGAGCTAGAGTTGATATGGTTTTGTGGGGTGGGAGCCATGAGAGGATTCTTTGGGGATTTCACCCATTCTCTAAGATATGGATCAGAGAGATTCTTAGGGACAGCCAAGTTTTGAACTTGTTGGTTTTTAGGGTTAATTCCTGTGTAAAGAATCGCCGGTTTGTCACCGGGGAGAATGGTGGCGGATCCCGACCAGCAGCCGTTGATATCGGAGGGCTGAGATGGGTAGATGGCATAATCATGGGGTTTCCAATTGATCAGGTCCGTTGATGTAGAGTGGGCCCACACAATGTTACCCCACACAGCTCCTTTAGGATTGTATTGGTAAAACAGATGATAAATTCCCTTGTATATCATTGGTCCtgaaatgataaaaatgtTCAATTTGTTAGCAAaatgtccactttgagtataaactctcatggttttgctttaaGTTTCCTAAAaagtctcataccaatggagagagtattatttgtttataaacccatgatcattcccttaattaatcgatgtgggactttcatcatcaacaCAATTaacattcaaataataattaaaaaaaaaaaaaaaaaaccaagagTAGAGATGAACAAACCATTTGGATCTATGATTGCGGAGACCGTTCCATACCCAAATTGAGatgacaaagaaaaagatggaaacgttaagaacaagaaaaaaaacgaagaagaacaaaaatgaaaaagaaagcgAGAGAGACAGACCGTTGATCCAATTCTTAGGAGGCTGAAAATGGTAGGAAGTTCTATAAGGCTGTtcatgatgatgaagaagaaggcgaGAAGCTTGAGCTGTGTAAACATGGTGGGAAGCTTGAAGCTTCAAAGCTCCATGGGCGAGcaagaaacagaggaaggaGATGAAGCAGAGAGAGGAGGAAGCCATTGTGATTGGTGAAGAAGATTGAAATATTGggtttttttcatttgtatttataattaaaaatctaattttgatTGGCCACATTTAGAGAACAAACCCTGTAATGGTGAGTTGGATTATAGGTCAAATGGGTGAAaaagagtttaaaaaaaaaaaatacttttattagatattctattaattttgtgtctaataaatttttattatatttaataatttttaaaattatataaaattagccttttttttaaacttatttagTATTGGAAACTGATTGCggagattttgaaaaatagaaatagtgTGAAAAGTCAAATCTATCCTAGATTTGCTAAAATAATGGGGTGTTATAAAGATAACGaaggataataataataataatatattaataaagttTGGATATTTTGGACTTTTAATCAActgcattttttattttagtaatttaatactccaaaaataatgaattttataaCACAATTAATTCTACTTGATTTTCTACGCCCTTTTTATTTGACCTTACACCTATAAAAGAAAACCACGTGTCAccacaaataatttttaatttttttaaatgattaatgtattaatattactaaaataaaaataataagaatatttattttatttaagaaattatgatgttgaaacttttaaaggtattttttttataatttttttgacgtataaatgtatttttaaaacaaattattaatagtttaagtaaaattaactgtaaagatattttttatttaattgacttccgatttaaaaatatcactaaaatttttaaaaattaaaatgaattttttaaatgaaatgattgaCACTGTTAGGATCACAACGGTACTTTTTTTGTAGTATGATTGTGACACTAGtcatatacacacacataaaCTAGTAACTTTACGATTTCATTCTTAGTCGGACTACGACATAATTTGTATAcatgagtttatatagagaTGTCTACGGGACGGGGCGGGGACGAGGAAGCCTTCACCGTCCCCTTTCCCGCCACCTATTTCATACTTCATCCCGcaaaattctccatttatttttgtgggaatTGTGGAGgatttttaactaaaaaattacgaaaaaTTAAACACACGAAAATTTCACTCGCTCTTGTTTTTAGTTCTTTCTAAAgaaccttctttctttcttcattttattccACATTACTTGATTATTTTGCTATGAGCGGCCTAAATGAGcgtcatttgaaaatttggccttcaaaaaagtttaataaatgtTAGCACAGTTCAACCGTAATTGACATATACTATTCTCGTGAAGTTAGAGGTTCAAAATCTCCACGCTCTTCTCATTTGTTGTAGTCAGAAGATTGGTTAATGTTAAAAAACTCTTCTAAGGTTTAATGgccgaaaagaaaaaattatgtttcttttgtcATGTTGCCATTGTGTTAGTATGTTATTACAGGCATGTTGTTCATTTTGAATTCTGACGGTCATCGTCATACATGTCTCGACagtttattattagtatttggTATTTAGAGACCTTTAGTGATTACTTTAGCAAGTATGGGGGATAAACTGTCTTCCCATCGCGAGCCGATGCTGTTTATGGGAGATGTGGGCTGACTCATGAGGGACCCTAAAGTATAATCCATCTTTGTAGTTGTGTAGTTCGAGATTTTTTTCGTGAGTTCCTCATTTCAGTTATCGTTCTTTCATTATATGAAATGGTTTGAATCTCGCTCANCACCTTTTACTGCAATTATTGATCCTTTCTTCAATACTTTGTTtgtcaatttaattttgtccTTTCGAAGTTTTCGAATTTCTACTATTGGCCATTGGATTAGTTGCTTTCCAGATGCATCAAGCCAAACAGTCCTTGGAATTGCCTGCaacaatgaaataaatataataattttggtataaatttattttaccttttaaagtttcttaaaattaattattttacttttttttttttctttcttatttttagcGGATAGGATGGGCTATGGTCAAAGAAGTCGCTCGAAGCAGAGGCACAAATAAATAGCTACATGAGTTGCATCCTCGGTTTCTTTCAACGGTCTAAGAATAGGAGAAAAAAGACGAGGCTGAAGCAGGCCACTACTTGGGGTGAGAATGACTCAACTCcgctttattttcattaaagtcGTAGATGAAAAGATCCAAACGCTCAATGGAGAAGGGGTTCGAGAGATGACAGAGATAATGTAGTATTGAGTATGCATAGTGATAGATTTTAGTTTGACTTGCTTACCTGGACGCCCGACCATCCCTTCTTGATATCATCATCGACGCTTGAAGATTCATTCACCCAACCCCACAAAACTCTCCTCTTCTTTTGGCTGTCAAAGAATGTCTTTGAAGCATAATACTTTCCATAATCATATCTCAATCCCATGTAGTTTTCGATCGATCCTTTATCCGGAACATAAATATCTTTCTTCAAATTGTATGTTCCAACCGTGTACTGATCATGCTTAGTATCATCCAAGCTCACTTTCAGCACGTGTTTCACGTGCCGTCCACTCACACTCGTGTCAATTCCCGCCCGACTGTTCTTGGCCACAGGAAAGAAATCCGGACACTCCCACATTCCCATACCATCGGCATAATGAAGCGGATGGTCAACCTACATATCAACGACCAAAAGATTTTATTACAAGTTTGAACTTTAAACTTAACCGAGAAACGAGATATAGAGTTTTTTAACTTTCTACTACACCTGATCCCACCGAACAAAATCTTTGCTTTGGAACATATCATCGCGAGCCGATGCTGTTTATGGGAGATGTGGGCTGACTCATGAGGGACCCTAAAGTATAATCCATCTTTGTAGTTGTGTAGTTCGAGATTTTTTTCGTGAGTTCCTCATTTCAGTTATCGTTCTTTCATTATATGAAATGGTTTGAATCTCGCTCACTATATTTGAAATGTGTTATTGTttgcaataataataatactagtTTTCGTCTCCGTCCCCGTTTAGCTAACGAGGAGAAAATTCTCTCCACACCTTCCTCTACTTTCTGTCTTATTCGGGACAGATTTTTGTATAGTTTCAATCCCTCTCAGAGCATGCTAACTCGTTTTTAGATATCTAAGCAGAAtcgattttttattaattgatatttttttagtgaGAAACAAAACGTGTGTCTTACTCTATTTTAATGCTTTTTATGAGGTTCGTAAGAAAGCAAAAGAGAACGTAaaaggaatattttatttagttgcCAATTGGGTTACCAAAAAAGGTCAACTTATTTGAGCTTTTTTCATGCTCCAAGCACTTNcttttttttttttctttcttatttttagcGGATAGGATGGGCTATGGTCAAAGAAGTCGCTCGAAGCAGAGGCACAAATAAATAGCTACATGAGTTGCATCCTCGGTTTCTTTCAACGGTCTAAGAATAGGAGAAAAAAGACGAGGCTGAAGCAGGCCACTACTTGGGGTGAGAATGACTCAACTCcgctttattttcattaaagtcGTAGATGAAAAGATCCAAACGCTCAATGGAGAAGGGGTTCGAGAGATGACAGAGATAATGTAGTATTGAGTATGCATAGTGATAGATTTTAGTTTGACTTGCTTACCTGGACGCCCGACCATCCCTTCTTGATATCATCATCGACGCTTGAAGATTCATTCACCCAACCCCACAAAACTCTCCTCTTCTTTTGGCTGTCAAAGAATGTCTTTGAAGCATAATACTTTCCATAATCATATCTCAATCCCATGTAGTTTTCGATCGATCCTTTATCCGGAACATAAATATCTTTCTTCAAATTGTATGTTCCAACCGTGTACTGATCATGCTTAGTATCATCCAAGCTCACTTTCAGCACGTGTTTCACGTGCCGTCCACTCACACTCGTGTCAATTCCCGCCCGACTGTTCTTGGCCACAGGAAAGAAATCCGGACACTCCCACATTCCCATACCATCGGCATAATGAAGCGGATGGTCAACCTACATATCAACGACCAAAAGATTTTATTACAAGTTTGAACTTTAAACTTAACCGAGAAACGAGATATAGAGTTTTTTAACTTTCTACTACACCTGATCCCACCGAACAAAATCTTTGCTTTGGAACATAATGGCAAGTCCACGGGCGTCAACTTTGCTCCCGATGATGACCCTCCATTCGCCATCGGGGCCGAGCCAGGCGGTGGTGGGGTCGCGGAAGGAGCTAGAGTTGATATGGTTTTGTGGGGTGGGAGACATGAGAGGGTTGTTTGGGGATTTCACCCATTCTCTAAGATATGGGTCAGACAGATTCTTGGGGACGGCCAAGTTTTGAACTTGTTGGTTTTTAGGGTTAATTCCCGTGTAAAGAATCGCCGGTTTGTCACCGGGGAGAATGGTGGCGGATCCCGACCAGCAGCCGTTGATATCGGAGGGCTGAGATGG is part of the Cucurbita pepo subsp. pepo cultivar mu-cu-16 chromosome LG12, ASM280686v2, whole genome shotgun sequence genome and harbors:
- the LOC111807090 gene encoding beta-fructofuranosidase, insoluble isoenzyme CWINV1-like, whose protein sequence is MASSSLCFISFLCFLLAHRALKLQASHHVYTAQASRLLLHHHEQPYRTSYHFQPPKNWINGPMIYKGIYHLFYQYNPKGAVWGNIVWAHSTSTDLINWKPHDYAIYPSQPSDINGCWSGSATILPGDKPAILYTGINPKNQQVQNLAVPKNLSDPYLREWVKSPNNPLMSPTPQNHINSSSFRDPTTAWLGPDGEWRVIIGSKVDARGLAIMFQSKDFVRWDQVDHPLHYADGMGMWECPDFFPVAKNSRAGIDTSVSGRHVKHVLKVSLDDTKHDQYTVGTYNLKKDIYVPDKGSIENYMGLRYDYGKYYASKTFFDSQKKRRVLWGWVNESSSVDDDIKKGWSGVQVDHPLHYADGMGMWECPDFFPVAKNSRAGIDTSDRSKTTWD